A part of Solenopsis invicta isolate M01_SB chromosome 2, UNIL_Sinv_3.0, whole genome shotgun sequence genomic DNA contains:
- the LOC105200776 gene encoding beta-1,4-glucuronyltransferase 1 isoform X1: MYGERQPGSAVYAIRLPPVRGEEVCLACQHTSMVQLGCRPWNLSLTSVIILALSNMLLTFLLLQSETCTPEAIPREMEVSAVTEWNLGTLVKHEQQSECITQDYQPTSPDSNSLKLDVKLGRWDARRIFRMFDSVLVGSRFTELSQTYRVCLATQSSVEKLHSLVQVALHWTGPMSVALYAAGDEEFEVLQRYLVYLRKCYESIRERVIFSLAVPKMRTPKKQPRVFELPDIVDCAKPEATLNEFMTRVPTEQTNWRIRNVYPQNHMRNLARKNCQTDYVFLTDVDIVPSFNLTVVLDEFLRNDNCDKCAYVIPTYEIDTRVRFPPNKTELIRIARKGLARPFHQKVFIHNQFATNFTRWLQDISPNHIHYENVKTGKVYVSHDVTNFEFLYEPFYVAKDIVPPHDERFMGYGYTRNTQVYEMYVTGYQFKVLSPVFTGHWGLQTRKTRPAWRERQNSANRKQFETFKKEVFARYMRDPLKMMKNAN, translated from the exons ctGGGATGCCGACCATGGAATCTCAGTCTGACGAGCGTGATCATCCTGGCGCTGTCGAATATGTTGCTGACGTTCCTGCTGCTGCAATCGGAGACTTGCACGCCGGAAGCCATTCCGCGGGAAATGGAGGTGAGCGCCGTCACCGAATGGAATCTCGGCACCCTCGTCAAGCACGAGCAACAGTCGGAATGCATCACCCAGGATTACCAGCCCACGTCACCTGACTCTAACAGTCTCAAACTGGACGTTAAGCTTGGCAGATGGGACGCCCGGCGGATATTCCGGATGTTCGACTCGGTGCTGGTCGGTAGCAGGTTCACGGAGCTTTCGCAGACCTATCGGGTGTGTCTGGCTACCCAGAGCTCTGTGGAAAAACTACACTCACTGGTACAAGTCGCTCTGCACTGGACCGGGCCGATGTCCGTGGCGCTTTACGCCGCTGGTGACGAAGAATTCGAGGTGCTTCAACGTTACCTGGTGTACCTGAGAAAATGCTACGAATCCATTAGAGAGAGGGTGATCTTCTCTCTGGCTGTACCAAAGATGCGAACGCCTAAGAAGCAACCGCGCGTCTTTGAGCTGCCGGATATTGTTGATTGTGCCAAACCGGAAGCCACCCTCAACGAGTTCATGACCCGCGTGCCGACCGAGCAGACCAATTGGCGGATACGGAACGTGTATCCGCAGAACCACATGCGGAACTTGGCGCGCAAAAACTGCCAGACGGACTATGTGTTTTTAACGGACGTCGACATTGTCCCGAGCTTCAATCTGACGGTTGTGCTCGACGAGTTCCTCAGGAACGACAACTGTGATAAGTGCGCCTATGTAATACCCACGTACGAAATAGACACACGCGTGAGATTTCCCCCAAATAAAACGGAGTTGATCAGGATCGCCAGGAAAGGCCTGGCCAGGCCATTCCATCAAAAAGTCTTCATACATAATCAGTTCGCCACGAATTTCACaag GTGGCTGCAGGACATATCACCGAACCATATACATTATGAAAACGTAAAGACAGGCAAGGTCTACGTTAGTCACGACGTGACGAATTTCGAATTCCTTTACGAGCCGTTTTACGTGGCGAAGGATATCGTACCGCCCCACGATGAGAGGTTTATGGGATACGGATATACGAGGAATACCCAG GTTTACGAGATGTACGTGACGGGTTATCAGTTCAAGGTGCTATCGCCGGTATTTACGGGCCACTGGGGACTGCAGACCAGGAAGACCAGGCCCGCTTGGCGCGAGCGTCAAAACAGTGCCAACAGGAAACAATTCGAAACATTCAAGAAGGAGGTGTTCGCTCGTTATATGCGAGATCCGCTGAAAATGATGAAGAACGCCAACTGA
- the LOC105200776 gene encoding beta-1,4-glucuronyltransferase 1 isoform X2 has protein sequence MHERTKGKSSVHKQFGIQNVAQTQREKLGCRPWNLSLTSVIILALSNMLLTFLLLQSETCTPEAIPREMEVSAVTEWNLGTLVKHEQQSECITQDYQPTSPDSNSLKLDVKLGRWDARRIFRMFDSVLVGSRFTELSQTYRVCLATQSSVEKLHSLVQVALHWTGPMSVALYAAGDEEFEVLQRYLVYLRKCYESIRERVIFSLAVPKMRTPKKQPRVFELPDIVDCAKPEATLNEFMTRVPTEQTNWRIRNVYPQNHMRNLARKNCQTDYVFLTDVDIVPSFNLTVVLDEFLRNDNCDKCAYVIPTYEIDTRVRFPPNKTELIRIARKGLARPFHQKVFIHNQFATNFTRWLQDISPNHIHYENVKTGKVYVSHDVTNFEFLYEPFYVAKDIVPPHDERFMGYGYTRNTQVYEMYVTGYQFKVLSPVFTGHWGLQTRKTRPAWRERQNSANRKQFETFKKEVFARYMRDPLKMMKNAN, from the exons ATGCATGAGCGGACCAAAGGAAAATCATCTGTACACAAACAGTTTGGAATTCAAAACGTCGCGCAGACGCAAAGAGAAAAG ctGGGATGCCGACCATGGAATCTCAGTCTGACGAGCGTGATCATCCTGGCGCTGTCGAATATGTTGCTGACGTTCCTGCTGCTGCAATCGGAGACTTGCACGCCGGAAGCCATTCCGCGGGAAATGGAGGTGAGCGCCGTCACCGAATGGAATCTCGGCACCCTCGTCAAGCACGAGCAACAGTCGGAATGCATCACCCAGGATTACCAGCCCACGTCACCTGACTCTAACAGTCTCAAACTGGACGTTAAGCTTGGCAGATGGGACGCCCGGCGGATATTCCGGATGTTCGACTCGGTGCTGGTCGGTAGCAGGTTCACGGAGCTTTCGCAGACCTATCGGGTGTGTCTGGCTACCCAGAGCTCTGTGGAAAAACTACACTCACTGGTACAAGTCGCTCTGCACTGGACCGGGCCGATGTCCGTGGCGCTTTACGCCGCTGGTGACGAAGAATTCGAGGTGCTTCAACGTTACCTGGTGTACCTGAGAAAATGCTACGAATCCATTAGAGAGAGGGTGATCTTCTCTCTGGCTGTACCAAAGATGCGAACGCCTAAGAAGCAACCGCGCGTCTTTGAGCTGCCGGATATTGTTGATTGTGCCAAACCGGAAGCCACCCTCAACGAGTTCATGACCCGCGTGCCGACCGAGCAGACCAATTGGCGGATACGGAACGTGTATCCGCAGAACCACATGCGGAACTTGGCGCGCAAAAACTGCCAGACGGACTATGTGTTTTTAACGGACGTCGACATTGTCCCGAGCTTCAATCTGACGGTTGTGCTCGACGAGTTCCTCAGGAACGACAACTGTGATAAGTGCGCCTATGTAATACCCACGTACGAAATAGACACACGCGTGAGATTTCCCCCAAATAAAACGGAGTTGATCAGGATCGCCAGGAAAGGCCTGGCCAGGCCATTCCATCAAAAAGTCTTCATACATAATCAGTTCGCCACGAATTTCACaag GTGGCTGCAGGACATATCACCGAACCATATACATTATGAAAACGTAAAGACAGGCAAGGTCTACGTTAGTCACGACGTGACGAATTTCGAATTCCTTTACGAGCCGTTTTACGTGGCGAAGGATATCGTACCGCCCCACGATGAGAGGTTTATGGGATACGGATATACGAGGAATACCCAG GTTTACGAGATGTACGTGACGGGTTATCAGTTCAAGGTGCTATCGCCGGTATTTACGGGCCACTGGGGACTGCAGACCAGGAAGACCAGGCCCGCTTGGCGCGAGCGTCAAAACAGTGCCAACAGGAAACAATTCGAAACATTCAAGAAGGAGGTGTTCGCTCGTTATATGCGAGATCCGCTGAAAATGATGAAGAACGCCAACTGA